The following proteins are co-located in the Pedobacter sp. FW305-3-2-15-E-R2A2 genome:
- the pckA gene encoding phosphoenolpyruvate carboxykinase (ATP) yields MSKALTLKPDLSYLNLNSDQSLYQLDVAQLVEEALKNGEGTLADTGALAIDTGKFTGRSPKDRFIVCDELTEDSVWWGDINIKFSPENFDHLLEKVTTHLNQQKYYVRDAYACADEGYKTTIRVVTETAYQNLFANNLFLRFGQEEVVETPEWTIIAAPTFFADPAVDGTRQGNFSLLNFSRKMILIGGSGYTGEIKKGIFSVLNFILPEQRNTLSMHCSANVGEAGDTAIFFGLSGTGKTTLSADPERGLIGDDEHGWGKETIFNFEGGCYAKCVDLTEEKEPQIFKAIKFGSLLENTNYFPGTRAVDFSNIDKTENTRVAYPIHYIENAVTPSIAGVPKNIFFLTADAFGVLPPISKLTPGQAMFHFISGYTAKVAGTEAGVTEPQVTFSACFGKAFLPLHPTKYASLLGEKMRAHNVNVWLVNTGWSGGAYGVGKRMKLAYTRAMITAALKGELEKERFNADPIFGLQIPDACPGVPSEILHPKNTWEDGKKYDQKANELALAFVNNFKQFEAFASEEMLASFPKVVENAP; encoded by the coding sequence ATGAGCAAAGCACTTACGCTTAAGCCGGATTTGAGCTATTTGAATTTAAATTCAGATCAATCCTTATACCAGCTTGATGTAGCACAATTGGTTGAAGAGGCCTTAAAAAATGGAGAAGGAACCCTTGCCGATACCGGAGCATTGGCAATTGATACAGGTAAATTTACCGGTCGTTCTCCAAAAGACAGATTTATTGTTTGCGATGAACTAACAGAAGACTCGGTTTGGTGGGGAGATATAAATATTAAATTTAGCCCTGAAAATTTTGATCATCTTCTGGAAAAGGTAACTACACACCTTAATCAGCAGAAATATTATGTGAGGGATGCTTACGCCTGTGCGGATGAGGGTTATAAAACTACGATCAGAGTAGTTACAGAAACTGCTTATCAGAATTTGTTTGCGAATAACCTGTTTCTAAGATTTGGACAGGAAGAAGTTGTAGAAACGCCGGAATGGACCATTATAGCTGCTCCAACATTTTTTGCAGATCCTGCCGTTGACGGGACACGTCAGGGAAATTTCTCTTTATTAAATTTTTCCAGGAAAATGATCTTAATCGGAGGATCAGGCTATACTGGTGAGATAAAAAAGGGAATTTTTTCGGTGCTTAATTTTATCCTGCCTGAACAAAGAAACACGTTATCTATGCATTGTTCTGCTAATGTAGGCGAGGCAGGTGATACGGCCATCTTCTTTGGATTGTCAGGAACGGGAAAAACAACGCTTTCTGCAGATCCTGAAAGAGGTCTTATTGGCGATGATGAGCATGGTTGGGGTAAAGAAACCATTTTCAACTTTGAAGGCGGCTGTTATGCCAAATGTGTGGACCTTACCGAAGAGAAAGAACCGCAGATTTTTAAAGCAATTAAGTTTGGGTCCTTATTGGAAAACACCAATTATTTTCCCGGAACCCGTGCTGTAGATTTCAGCAATATTGATAAAACAGAAAATACAAGGGTCGCTTATCCGATTCACTATATTGAAAATGCAGTTACTCCTTCTATCGCGGGAGTACCTAAAAATATATTTTTCCTTACTGCGGATGCATTTGGGGTATTGCCTCCAATTTCAAAATTGACACCAGGGCAGGCGATGTTCCACTTTATTTCAGGGTATACAGCGAAGGTTGCAGGAACTGAAGCAGGTGTTACAGAACCACAGGTGACGTTTTCCGCTTGTTTTGGTAAGGCATTTTTACCTTTACATCCTACAAAATATGCGTCACTTCTTGGTGAAAAGATGCGTGCACACAATGTAAATGTCTGGTTGGTGAATACCGGATGGAGCGGTGGTGCTTATGGTGTTGGAAAAAGAATGAAACTGGCTTATACCAGGGCTATGATTACGGCTGCCTTAAAAGGTGAGCTGGAAAAAGAAAGGTTTAATGCAGATCCGATCTTTGGTTTGCAAATTCCAGACGCATGTCCGGGTGTTCCATCAGAAATATTACATCCTAAAAATACCTGGGAAGATGGAAAAAAATATGACCAGAAGGCAAACGAACTTGCGTTGGCATTTGTTAACAATTTTAAGCAGTTTGAAGCTTTTGCAAGTGAAGAAATGCTGGCTTCATTCCCTAAAGTTGTCGAAAACGCACCTTAA
- a CDS encoding MotA/TolQ/ExbB proton channel family protein, whose amino-acid sequence MANAPKPTTVKKESSSASNLFATLTIPICIIIGILVFKFILGDRNNFIDGADPDLHDTMPKVGNYAGMAYKGGVIVPVLMGMFLMVIVFSIERMIVIGKATGKGSLDAFVKKVQALLNSNNIEGAMAECDRQQGSVANVIKSGLKKYREMEVEPNMDTDQKCLAIQKDIEEATTLEMPMLEQNLTVIATLVSVGTLTGLLGTVTGMIKAFGGLANSGAPDQAALATGISEALINTATGIGTSTFAIIMYNILTSKIDKLTYAIDEAGFSIIQTYASTHK is encoded by the coding sequence ATGGCAAACGCACCAAAACCAACAACAGTTAAAAAAGAAAGCTCATCTGCTTCAAATTTATTCGCTACATTAACAATTCCTATTTGTATCATTATCGGAATTCTTGTTTTCAAGTTTATTCTAGGTGATAGAAATAACTTCATTGATGGTGCAGATCCGGATTTGCATGACACTATGCCAAAAGTAGGTAACTATGCAGGTATGGCTTACAAAGGCGGTGTAATTGTACCGGTACTAATGGGTATGTTTTTAATGGTTATTGTATTCTCTATTGAGCGTATGATTGTTATTGGAAAAGCAACAGGTAAAGGTAGCTTAGATGCTTTCGTTAAAAAAGTACAAGCGCTTTTAAACTCAAATAACATCGAAGGTGCTATGGCTGAGTGTGATAGACAACAAGGTTCAGTGGCTAACGTAATCAAATCTGGTTTGAAAAAATACAGAGAAATGGAAGTTGAGCCGAACATGGATACAGATCAGAAATGTTTAGCTATCCAGAAAGATATTGAAGAAGCAACTACATTAGAAATGCCAATGTTAGAGCAAAACTTAACTGTAATTGCAACATTAGTATCAGTAGGTACATTAACAGGTCTATTAGGAACAGTAACAGGTATGATCAAGGCCTTCGGTGGTTTGGCTAACTCTGGTGCTCCGGATCAGGCTGCATTAGCAACTGGTATCTCTGAGGCTTTGATTAACACAGCAACTGGTATTGGTACTTCTACTTTCGCAATTATCATGTACAACATCTTGACTTCAAAAATTGATAAATTAACTTATGCAATTGATGAAGCAGGTTTCAGCATCATCCAAACTTACGCTTCTACGCATAAATAA
- a CDS encoding biopolymer transporter ExbD: MPRAKVQRKSTSIDMTAMCDVSFLLLTFFILTATARQPDPLDVTIPSSTYKLKVPDLDMGILSIGKGKVFYEIVGKDVKMSTLDKMGEKYSIKFTPEERERFGVIGAFGVPVQSLKQFIMMSGDDRTKSGIATGIPADSTNNQLAEWILQSRTSVAELHGTSMRISIKGDAQEEYPAVKKIVDILQKQKINKFSLITSAEGDAK, translated from the coding sequence ATGCCAAGAGCAAAGGTTCAAAGAAAGAGTACTTCGATAGATATGACCGCCATGTGCGACGTGTCTTTCCTATTGCTTACTTTCTTTATTTTAACAGCAACAGCACGCCAGCCTGATCCTTTGGATGTTACTATCCCTTCATCGACTTATAAACTTAAAGTTCCTGATTTGGACATGGGTATATTATCGATAGGTAAAGGCAAAGTGTTTTATGAGATCGTTGGGAAAGACGTTAAAATGTCGACCCTTGATAAAATGGGTGAGAAATACAGCATTAAATTCACTCCGGAAGAGAGAGAGCGTTTTGGTGTTATTGGTGCTTTCGGAGTACCTGTTCAGAGTTTAAAGCAATTTATAATGATGAGCGGCGATGATAGAACTAAATCCGGTATCGCTACTGGTATCCCCGCTGATTCAACAAACAATCAATTGGCGGAATGGATTTTACAATCCCGTACTTCCGTTGCAGAATTACACGGCACTTCGATGCGGATAAGTATCAAAGGTGATGCTCAGGAAGAATATCCTGCAGTGAAGAAAATCGTAGATATTCTGCAGAAACAAAAAATCAACAAGTTTAGTTTAATCACATCTGCCGAAGGCGATGCTAAATAG
- a CDS encoding biopolymer transporter ExbD, whose translation MAELDTSGGGKKGKKVRSKKANTKVDLTAMVDLAFLLITFFMLTTSLSKPIAMDIAKPDKDDKSTEKNELRASETMTILLGKNNKVAWYMGEAGKSTPNVESFSDVRKSILDNKKKVAETTGGRQIIMVIKPTSGATYKNFVDIMDELAITKITTAPAIDDENITDAEKDFMKGAGIL comes from the coding sequence ATGGCAGAATTAGATACCTCCGGCGGGGGGAAAAAAGGCAAAAAAGTAAGGAGTAAGAAAGCGAATACCAAAGTCGATTTAACGGCGATGGTGGATTTGGCCTTCTTGCTGATCACCTTCTTTATGTTGACCACTTCCCTGTCGAAACCAATTGCAATGGATATTGCAAAGCCTGATAAAGATGACAAGTCTACAGAAAAGAACGAATTACGCGCTTCTGAGACGATGACCATCCTATTGGGAAAAAACAACAAAGTAGCTTGGTACATGGGTGAGGCTGGGAAGTCTACTCCTAATGTGGAAAGTTTCAGCGATGTGAGAAAATCAATATTAGATAATAAAAAGAAAGTAGCAGAAACAACTGGCGGAAGACAGATCATCATGGTGATCAAGCCTACTTCAGGAGCTACCTATAAGAACTTCGTTGATATTATGGACGAATTAGCGATCACTAAGATCACTACGGCGCCTGCAATTGATGATGAGAACATTACTGATGCTGAAAAAGATTTCATGAAGGGTGCTGGAATTTTATAA